From Anaerotignum faecicola:
ATAGCGAACTTTTTTCTATTATGCAACGCAATTCCTATAGGTATACAGTATTATTGGAAGCCCTTGCAATCCGAACAGAAAATAGGTACAATGAAAAGCAATGAAACACAAATTGGAAAGGATGAAAAAAATGGACGTAACAAGCTTTGGCATTGACCACAATCGACTGCTCCGCGGAATTTATGTTTCCAGAAAGGATACCGTCGGTGACGGCATTCTGACAACCTTTGATGTTCGCATGAAGGAGCCGAATCGCGAAATGGTGATGGATACCTCCGTGATGCACACCATCGAGCATCTGATGGCAACCTTCTTCCGCGCGCACCCCGTCTGGGCGGATCAGACCATCTATGTCGGCCCCATGGGCTGCCGCACAGGGATGTATGTCATCTTCAAGGGAGATCTGGAATCTGCGGATGTGGCGGAAATTATGAAGGACTGCTATCAGTATATGGCGGACTTTGACGAGGAAATCCCTGCCGCAAAGCCCGAAATGTGCGGCAATTACCTTGACCACAACCTCGGCATCACCAGAATCGAATGTCAGAAATTCGTGGATGAGGTGCTCTCCTGCATCAAAGAGGAAAATATGGTCTACCCCAGACAAAACGGCTGATATTTTTCGCACATAAAAAATCCTCCGTAGATTTCTCATACGGAGGATTCCTT
This genomic window contains:
- a CDS encoding S-ribosylhomocysteine lyase; the encoded protein is MDVTSFGIDHNRLLRGIYVSRKDTVGDGILTTFDVRMKEPNREMVMDTSVMHTIEHLMATFFRAHPVWADQTIYVGPMGCRTGMYVIFKGDLESADVAEIMKDCYQYMADFDEEIPAAKPEMCGNYLDHNLGITRIECQKFVDEVLSCIKEENMVYPRQNG